A genome region from Halichondria panicea chromosome 15, odHalPani1.1, whole genome shotgun sequence includes the following:
- the LOC135349357 gene encoding uncharacterized protein LOC135349357: MCKSLIQCLLVAAALRVMLPAVGVGGVGEESGVGEGSGAGSGILQAVQDRQFSINLTDVIMPVCTTNQLLSYNGTEFLCKEIPERKCVCPSPMVGTDEPPTFPPEPPGGCPVFDPPDGGGFVCLPNITVIHCSVLCDNSHEFSTTPLNPYHCGQDTRFQWEDFTRTTHKDLPQCSGFRYTLRPLHRAEYYLPSPCPLVTQTEADTVKTRFCDLLSDFVDKDQINCTTSNAFIQCPKTAVTTVIPPNHPELNP; this comes from the exons ATGTGCAAAAGTTTGATTCAGTGTTTGCTGGTTGCTGCAGCCTTGAGAGTGATGCTGCCTGCAGTGGGAGTTGGTGGCGTGGGTGAGGAGAGTGGTGTGGGCGAGGGGAGTGGAGCTGGCAGTGGTATCCTGCAAGCTGTGCAAGATAGACAGTTCAGCATCAAT TTGACTGATGTGATCATGCCGGTGTGTACCACCAATCAGCTGCTCTCTTATAATGGAACTGAGTTTCTCTGCAAGGAAATAC ctgagAGGAAGTGTGTCTGCCCTAGTCCAATGGTGGGCACGGACGAACCTCCCACGTTCCCACCAGAACCACCAGGAG GGTGTCCTGTGTTTGACCCTCCTGATGGAGGTGGCTTTGTGTGTCTACCTAACATCACAGTCATCCATTGCTCTGTGCTGTGTGACAACAGTCACGAGTTCTCCACCACTCCCCTCAATCCCTACCACTGCGGCCAGGACACCAGGTTCCAATGGGAGGACTTCACTCGTACAACCCACAAAGACCTTCCTCAATGTTCAG GTTTCCGCTACACACTGCGTCCCCTCCATCGGGCTGAGTACTACCTCCCTAGCCCCTGTCCACTGGTCACACAGACTGAAGCCGACACTGTCAAGACAAGATTCTGTGACCTCTTATCAGACTTTGTAGACAAAGACCAAATCAATTGTACCACTAGCAATGCCTTTATTCAGTGTCCTAAAACTGCCGTAACCACAGTGATACCTCCAAATCACCCAGAGTTGAACCCATGA
- the LOC135349348 gene encoding nidogen-2-like — MMKAILILAALLCCCYLGACQVYSCPPVSSDEAGLCSEDCSDDSDCPTPHKCCSNGCGHVCTPPTLTPYTPPPHLCPTPNDDIAGMCTEECNTTSCDSGYQCCSNGCGRSCVSICNLVSTNQTLIGAYRPQCEDDGLFSAVQCHASTGYCWCVDTLSGEPRSELIRGEEPQCSCVYDGEVRSVGEVFRAIDGFNYCTCTVTGPQCTENKVFHSCPPVRENEAGICVAECTLDSECPHDTQCCYTGCGYSCTDPEVIPYIPLPTMNTCPPTNQIPCALTGRSCAQSNDEETSDDEETTDDDDSDSSDVMECNEDSSMCCENDCGGSVCVYSTGPTPCKAARVIAKERNNTRDSMIGRYSPQCDFDGHFRPVQCHEHFCWCVDEHSGEPESDMVAFEHLANLRCTKCVYNGLKHGYLDQFPSLDGCNTCTCVYDGVISCTEVGCVVEPEGERSVWDWWHSILIYCVVAVIVLTLLVLILLVAVVITFKRNSFRHRRLKEAAVHFDSEMDTVYFKQGQDLTSVELKVPPVEEHGPGGEDHA, encoded by the exons ATGATGAAG gCAATCCTTATCTTAGCAG CTCTGCTCTGCTGCTGTTACCTGggag CTTGCCAGGTGTACTCGTGCCCTCCTGTCTCCTCTGATGAAGCTGGCCTCTGCTCTGAGGACTGCAGTGATGACAGCGATTGCCCCACTCCTCACAAGTGTTGCTCCAATGGTTGTGGACACGTCTGCACGCCTCCCACCCTCACACCAtataccccaccccctcacctaTGTCCCACTCCCAACGACGACATTGCCGGAATGTGTACTGAAGAATGTAACACCACGTCATGTGACTCAGGCTACCAGTGCTGCTCTAATGGGTGTGGTCGATCCTGCGTGTCCATATGTAACCTTGTATCGACCAATCAGACGCTCATTGGGGCCTATCGTCCACAGTGTGAGGATGATGGGTTGTTCTCCGCAGTGCAGTGTCATGCATCCACTGGCTACTGTTGGTGTGTGGACACACTGAGTGGAGAGCCGAGGTCTGAGCTCATTAGAGGGGAGGAGCCTCAgtgca GCTGTGTGTACGATGGTGAGGTGAGGTCAGTGGGGGAGGTGTTCCGGGCCATCGATGGATTCAACTACTG cacatgtacagtgactgGACCACAGTGCACTGAGAACAaag TGTTCCACTCTTGCCCCCCAGTGAGGGAGAATGAGGCTGGTATCTGTGTGGCAGAGTGTACCCTGGACTCTGAGTGTCCCCATGACACACAATGCTGCTACACTGGTTGTGGCTATTCTTGTACTGACCCTGAGGTCATTCCCTACATACCCCTACCTACGATGAACACTTGCCCTCCCACTAACCAAATACCCTGCGCTCTGACTGGAAGATCATGCGCCCAATCCAATGATGAGGAAACCTCTGATGATGAGGAAACCACAGATGATGATGATTCTGACTCGTCTGATGTGATGGAATGCAATGAAGACTCGAGTATGTGCTGTGAGAATGACTGTGgtggctctgtgtgtgtgtacagcacTGGTCCCACTCCCTGCAAGGCTGCTCGTGTCATAGCCAAGGAGAGGAACAACACTAGGGACAGCATGATTGGACGCTACTCCCCACAGTGTGACTTTGATGGCCATTTCAGACCTGTTCAGTGTCACGAGCATTTCTGCTGGTGTGTGGATGAGCACAGTGGAGAGCCAGAGTCGGATATGGTCGCATTCGAGCACCTTGCCAACTTGCGGTGCACAA aatgtgtgtataatggtCTCAAGCATGGCTACCTGGATCAGTTCCCCTCTCTGGACGGATGCAATACTTG TACTTGTGTGTATGATGGTGTCATCTCCTGCACTGAGGTGGGGTGTGTTGTAG aaCCTGAGGGAGAGCGTAGTGTTTGGGACTGGTGGCACTCCATCCTCATCTATTGTGTGGTGGCAGTGATTGTACTCACTCTGCTTGTACTCATCCTCCTAGTG GCTGTGGTGATTACTTTCAAGAGGAACAGCTTCCGACACAGAAGACTCAAGGAGGCAGCAGTCCACTTCGAC TCTGAGATGGACACTGTGTACTTCAAGCAAGGCCAGGACCTCACTAGTGTGGAGCTCAAGGTGCCCCCAGTGGAGGAGCATGGGCCTGGAGGAGAGGACCatgcttag
- the LOC135349358 gene encoding dynein axonemal light chain 1-like isoform X1 yields MQQTSPNPPVQEVVHSRPGVQIQEYSYRMSKGTSIKDAISKWAVKTGEDPKEAKKIHLYMQLPPIEKMDASLSTLANCETLSLSSNCIEKISNLNGLKNLVTLSLGRNLIKNITGLEAVADTLQQLWISYNNIEKLKGITVLAKLKVLYMSNNNVKEWSEFQKLGELQNLEDLVFVGNPLEEKHSGDGDWREQALKRVPKLKKLDGVPVVGQADDEEEQ; encoded by the exons ATGCAACAAACATCCCCCAATCCTCCAGTGCAGGAAGTTGTTCACAGCCGGCCAGGCGTCCAGATACAGGAGTACAGCTACAGAATG TCAAAAGGGACAAGCATAAAGGACGCCATTTCAAAATGG GCTGTAAAGACAGGGGAGGATCCAAAAGAGGCAAAAAAGATACACCTGTACATGCAGCTCCCTCCCATTGAGAAGATGGATGCATCACTGTCAACACTGGCAAACTGCGA GACACTGTCCCTGTCCTCCAACTGCATTGAGAAGATAAGCAACCTCAACGGATTGA AGAATTTGGTGACTCTCTCGTTGGGCAGAAACCTCATCAAGAACATCACTGGTCTG GAAGCAGTTGCTGACACTCTCCAACAATTGTGGATCTCATACAACAATATTGAGAAGCTGAAAGGCATTACAGTGCTCGCTAAGCTAAAG GTGCTGTACATGTCTAACAATAATGTCAAAGAATGGAGTGAGTTCCAGAAGCTTGGTGAGCTACAGAACTTGGAGGACCTCGTATTTGTAG GCAATCCCCTAGAGGAGAAGCACTCAGGTGATGGAGACTGGAGGGAGCAGGCTCTCAAGAGAGTGCCCAAACTGAAGAAGTTGGATGGGGTTCCAGTGGTGGGTCAAGCAGACGATGAGGAAGAACAATAA
- the LOC135349355 gene encoding uncharacterized protein LOC135349355, with translation MQTLHQLLVLLAASVLSGGLEDNLYQDYDAFGEQDVTVPPCATDEFLTSNGTHFLCQILPDVGFCDCPGLNTTPTPGVGNQTSTPVAPLPPSGCPVLSPPTRGAYACLRSPTAIYCSVLCDHRFEFSSSPRNPYYCGEATLFNWRDYPNGAIRTSLPECTGFRHRLRLLHPYENYLPAPCYGLSDHTAWIILQDLFAILKDGCSDCVIEDSYIECAQVPASAQLYSDVANARTD, from the exons ATGCAGACACTACATCAGCTACTTGTGCTCCTGGCAGCTTCTGTGCTCAGTGGAGGTCTTGAAGACAACCTGTATCAAGATTATGACGCATTTGGAGAACAG GACGTAACTGTTCCGCCATGTGCAACAGATGAGTTCCTCACATCCAACGGAACACACTTCCTCTGCCAGATACTGC CTGATGTTGGATTCTGTGATTGCCCTGGCTTGAATACCACCCCCACACCTGGTGTTGGCAACCAGACAAGCACTCCTGTTGCCCCCCTACCCCCTTCAG GGTGTCCAGTGTTGAGCCCCCCCACACGCGGTGCATACGCTTGCCTCAGGTCCCCCACAGCCATCTACTGCTCTGTGTTGTGTGATCATCGCTTCGAGTTTTCCAGCTCTCCCAGAAATCCCTATTATTGTGGAGAGGCCACTCTGTTCAACTGGAGGGATTATCCTAACGGGGCTATTCGCACTTCTTTACCCGAGTGTACAG GTTTTCGACACAGACTCCGCCTACTCCACCCCTACGAGAACTACTTGCCCGCTCCTTGCTATGGCCTCTCTGATCACACGGCTTGGATCATTCTACAAGACCTGTTTGCAATCCTCAAAGATGGTTGCTCTGACTGCGTGATAGAGGACTCTTATATAGAGTGTGCTCAGGTGCCAGCCAGTGCACAGCTCTACTCTGATGTGGCCAATGCTAGAACTGACTAA
- the LOC135349352 gene encoding CST complex subunit STN1-like isoform X2, with protein sequence MEMCYYEPRYWGLDPLFSSKMKLNVCDVLSLKYYPGFQDIYCILNHAIGQVHIMGDVLSAVKKTRLIQYEVDDGTGVINCTQWRKADDSDEGLCVASQGQLVSVFGKVSEFRNMKQLTVTGICPEPDPNVEPLFWLEVIKLKRGVYSKPFQLPPGINTSITSATLCLQELVYSELKKWVLTEYPSKNFSLGELEADTSFIEVCMRTLQDQSRSHSRAEVERGVIACITKLKEDGVIVSTGTTGNRREMLYKIFSAEKDLFPVVLSYLARRQQSLKVLQLGVPEAWIIEAVQQCGSLRLVPRAVVVTAINAMVDKSLIYPQAPRSYKLV encoded by the exons ATGGAGATGTGTTACTATGAGCCACGCTACTGGGGTCTTGATCCTCTCTTCTCCTCCAAGATGAAGCTCAATGTGTGTGATGTTCTATCCTTGAAGTATTATCCTGGTTTCCAAG ATATCTACTGCATACTCAACCATGCTATTGGGCAGGTCCACATAATGGGAGATGTCCTCTCTGCAGTCAAGAAGACCAGGCTGATCCAATACGAAG TTGATGATGGGACTGGGGTAATCAACTGCACTCAATGGAGGAAAGCGGACGACAGTGATGAAGGTCTTTGTGTGGCCAGTCAGGGACAATTGGTCTCAGTGTTTGGGAAAGTGTCAGAGTTCAGAAATATGAAACAGTTGACTGTCACTGGTATCTGCCCGGAGCCTGATCCCAATGTAGAGCCTTTGTTCTGGCTGGAGGTGATCAAGCTGAAGAGAGGTGTCTATTCTAAACCATTCCAGCTTCCTCCAGGCATTAACACAAGCATCACCTCAGCTACACTGTGCTTGCAAGAACTAGTGTACTCTGAATTGAAGAAATGGGTCTTAACTGAATATCCAAGCAAGAACTTTAGTCTGGGAGAGCTTGAAGCTGACACATCCTTTATTGAGGTGTGTATGAGGACACTACAGGACCAGAGCAGGAGCCACTCTAGGGCAGAGGTGGAGAGAGGTGTCATAGCATGCATAACCAAGCTCAAGGAGGACGGTGTTATAGTGTCTACTGGGACCACTGGAAACAGGAGAGAGATGTTGTATAAG ATATTCTCTGCAGAAAAGGATCTCTTTCCCGTTGTCCTCAGTTATTTGGCGAGAAGACAACAAAGTTTGA AGGTGCTCCAGCTTGGTGTCCCTGAGGCATGGATTATTGAGGCTGTCCAGCAGTGTGGCAGTTTAAGACTAGTGCCCAGAGCTGTGGTTGTGACTGCCATTAATGCCATGGTGGACAAGAGCTTGATCTACCCACAGGCACCAAGGTCATACAAACTTGTCTAG
- the LOC135349358 gene encoding dynein axonemal light chain 1-like isoform X2, which yields MSKGTSIKDAISKWAVKTGEDPKEAKKIHLYMQLPPIEKMDASLSTLANCETLSLSSNCIEKISNLNGLKNLVTLSLGRNLIKNITGLEAVADTLQQLWISYNNIEKLKGITVLAKLKVLYMSNNNVKEWSEFQKLGELQNLEDLVFVGNPLEEKHSGDGDWREQALKRVPKLKKLDGVPVVGQADDEEEQ from the exons ATG TCAAAAGGGACAAGCATAAAGGACGCCATTTCAAAATGG GCTGTAAAGACAGGGGAGGATCCAAAAGAGGCAAAAAAGATACACCTGTACATGCAGCTCCCTCCCATTGAGAAGATGGATGCATCACTGTCAACACTGGCAAACTGCGA GACACTGTCCCTGTCCTCCAACTGCATTGAGAAGATAAGCAACCTCAACGGATTGA AGAATTTGGTGACTCTCTCGTTGGGCAGAAACCTCATCAAGAACATCACTGGTCTG GAAGCAGTTGCTGACACTCTCCAACAATTGTGGATCTCATACAACAATATTGAGAAGCTGAAAGGCATTACAGTGCTCGCTAAGCTAAAG GTGCTGTACATGTCTAACAATAATGTCAAAGAATGGAGTGAGTTCCAGAAGCTTGGTGAGCTACAGAACTTGGAGGACCTCGTATTTGTAG GCAATCCCCTAGAGGAGAAGCACTCAGGTGATGGAGACTGGAGGGAGCAGGCTCTCAAGAGAGTGCCCAAACTGAAGAAGTTGGATGGGGTTCCAGTGGTGGGTCAAGCAGACGATGAGGAAGAACAATAA
- the LOC135349356 gene encoding ubiquitin thioesterase OTUB1-like, which translates to MAEGQQQQPEGTSNLLTDVYNIDEATMAQVDEIQKQVASGSELVGELEELSSLETEYSHDDAVYQAKIQDLKGKYCKLRRTRGDGNCFFRAFTFAYMESLVQDASDLERFRAAVMGIRDGLLANGYPSFTLEDFHDNFIDALESTAQPEVTVGSLTKTFQDPGLSDYLVCYVRILTSGYLQANEELYGAFVDGGRTVKEYCSQEVEPMYRECDHLHISALTAAVGVSVRVQYMDRGEGGVVNHHDFPEGVEPRLHVLYRPGHYDILYPHTN; encoded by the exons ATGGCCGAGGGACAGCAACAACAACCCGAGGGTACTTCAAACCTCCTCACAGATG TGTACAATATTGATGAGGCTACCATGGCTCAAGTGGACGAGATACAGAAACAG GTTGCCAGTGGCAGTGAGTTGGTGGGAGAATTGGAGGAGCTCAGTTCACTAGAGACCGAGTATTCACACGACGATGCTGTCTATCAAGCTAAGATACAG GATTTGAAGGGCAAGTATTGCAAGTTGCGACGGACGCGAGGTGATGGAAACTGTTTCTTTAGAGCGTTCACATTTGCTTACATGGAGAGTCTGGTCCAGGACGCCAGTGACTtggagag GTTTCGTGCAGCAGTGATGGGGATCAGAGATGGTTTATTGGCCAATGGCTACCCCTCGTTCACTTTGGAGGACTTCCATGACAAT TTTATTGATGCTCTGGAGTCCACAGCACAGCCTGAGGTAACAGTGGGGAGTCTAACTAAA ACATTCCAAGATCCTGGACTCTCTGACTATCTTGTGTGCTATGTGAGGATACTCACCTCCGGCTACCTGCAAGCCAATGAAGAGTTGTATGGGGCATTCGTTGATGGAGGGAGAACTGTCAAAGAGTACTGTAGTCAG GAGGTGGAGCCCATGTATCGTGAGTGTGATCACCTCCACATCAGTGCTCTGACAGCAGccgtgggtgtgagtgtgcgtgtgcagtACATGGACCGAGgggaagggggtgtggtcaatcaCCATGACTTCCCAGAGGGGGTGGAGCCTCGACTACATGTACTCTATAGACCTGGACACTATGACATTCTGTACCCTCACACTAACTGA
- the LOC135349352 gene encoding CST complex subunit STN1-like isoform X1 has translation MEMCYYEPRYWGLDPLFSSKMKLNVCDVLSLKYYPGFQDIYCILNHAIGQVHIMGDVLSAVKKTRLIQYEVDDGTGVINCTQWRKADDSDEGLCVASQGQLVSVFGKVSEFRNMKQLTVTGICPEPDPNVEPLFWLEVIKLKRGVYSKPFQLPPGINTSITSATLCLQELVYSELKKWVLTEYPSKNFSLGELEADTSFIEVCMRTLQDQSRSHSRAEVERGVIACITKLKEDGVIVSTGTTGNRREMLYKIFSAEKDLFPVVLSYLARRQQSLSKPYKTCWPVCTMLCTAEVLQLGVPEAWIIEAVQQCGSLRLVPRAVVVTAINAMVDKSLIYPQAPRSYKLV, from the exons ATGGAGATGTGTTACTATGAGCCACGCTACTGGGGTCTTGATCCTCTCTTCTCCTCCAAGATGAAGCTCAATGTGTGTGATGTTCTATCCTTGAAGTATTATCCTGGTTTCCAAG ATATCTACTGCATACTCAACCATGCTATTGGGCAGGTCCACATAATGGGAGATGTCCTCTCTGCAGTCAAGAAGACCAGGCTGATCCAATACGAAG TTGATGATGGGACTGGGGTAATCAACTGCACTCAATGGAGGAAAGCGGACGACAGTGATGAAGGTCTTTGTGTGGCCAGTCAGGGACAATTGGTCTCAGTGTTTGGGAAAGTGTCAGAGTTCAGAAATATGAAACAGTTGACTGTCACTGGTATCTGCCCGGAGCCTGATCCCAATGTAGAGCCTTTGTTCTGGCTGGAGGTGATCAAGCTGAAGAGAGGTGTCTATTCTAAACCATTCCAGCTTCCTCCAGGCATTAACACAAGCATCACCTCAGCTACACTGTGCTTGCAAGAACTAGTGTACTCTGAATTGAAGAAATGGGTCTTAACTGAATATCCAAGCAAGAACTTTAGTCTGGGAGAGCTTGAAGCTGACACATCCTTTATTGAGGTGTGTATGAGGACACTACAGGACCAGAGCAGGAGCCACTCTAGGGCAGAGGTGGAGAGAGGTGTCATAGCATGCATAACCAAGCTCAAGGAGGACGGTGTTATAGTGTCTACTGGGACCACTGGAAACAGGAGAGAGATGTTGTATAAG ATATTCTCTGCAGAAAAGGATCTCTTTCCCGTTGTCCTCAGTTATTTGGCGAGAAGACAACAAAGTTTGAGTAAGCCATATAAGACATGTTGGCCAGTGTGTACTATGCTGTGTACTGCAGAGGTGCTCCAGCTTGGTGTCCCTGAGGCATGGATTATTGAGGCTGTCCAGCAGTGTGGCAGTTTAAGACTAGTGCCCAGAGCTGTGGTTGTGACTGCCATTAATGCCATGGTGGACAAGAGCTTGATCTACCCACAGGCACCAAGGTCATACAAACTTGTCTAG
- the LOC135349350 gene encoding fumarate hydratase, mitochondrial-like isoform X2: MASSMRKEYDTFGEIEVPADKYYGAQTARSKINFPIGDETERMPLPVIHAFGYLKRACAEVNKDHYGLDPTIADAIIQAATEVYSGKLDGHFPLVVWQTGSGTQSNMNVNEVISNRAIEMLGGVKGSKTPVHPNDHVNRSQSSNDTFPTAMHVAVAMEIHRCLIPGIKELHASLSEKMTEFKDIVKIGRTHTQDATPLTLGQEFSAYVTQMVNGLARIEGTLPRLYELAIGGTAVGTGLNTRVGFAERVSAKLAELTSLPFTSAPNKFEALAAHDSMVEVHGALNVLACSIMKIANDIRFLGSGPRCGLGELSLPENEPGSSIMPGKVNPTQAEAITMVTAQVMGNQTAVTVGGSNGHFELNVFKPMMVRNVLQSVRLLGDASHSFSVNCVRGIVANRERIDKLLNESLMLVTALNPHIGYDKAAKIAKTAHREGTTLMEAAISLGYLTQAQFQEWVKPGDMLGPKD, from the exons ATG GCTAGTTCTATGCGTAAGGAGTACGACACATTTGGTGAGATAGAGGTCCCTGCTGACAAGTACTATGGTGCTCAGACTGCACGCTCCAAGATCAACTTCCCCATAGGAGACGAAACAGAGAGAATGcca TTACCAGTGATCCATGCCTTTGGTTATCTGAAGAGAGCTTGTGCTGAGGTCAATAAGGATCATTATGGACTAGACCCCACCATAGCAGACGCCATCATCCAGGCTGCCACAGAG gtgtacAGTGGTAAACTGGACGGGCACTTCCCCCTAGTAGTGTGGCAGACTGGGTCTGGTACACAGAGCAACATGAACGTCAACGAGGTTATCAGtaatag GGCCATAGAGATGCTTGGCGGAGTGAAGGGATCCAAGACTCCAGTGCATCCAAATGATCACGTCAATAGAAGCCAGAGCTCTAACGACACCTTCCCCACAGCCATGCACGTTGCTGTTGCCATGGAGATACATCGCTGCCTTATTCCAGGAATTAAGGAACTTCACGCTTCACTATCCGAGAAAATGACTGAATTCAAAGATATTGTGAAGATTGGAAGAACACACACTCAA GATGCTACTCCCCTGACTCTGGGTCAAGAGTTCAGTGCATATGTGACTCAGATGGTGAATGGATTAGCACGTATTGAAGGGACTCTCCCTCGCCTCTATGAGCTAGCCATCGGAGGGACTGCTGTGGGGACAGGTCTAAACACTCGTGTGGGGTTTGCTGAACGTGTATCTGCTAAACTAGCAGAGCTAACTTCTCTGCCATTCACAAGTGCTCCTAATAAGTTTGAGGCCCTTGCTGCTCATGACTCCATGGTGGAGGTGCATGGAGCTCTCAACGTGCTCGCCTGTAGCATCATGAAGATTGCTAATGATATTCGCTTCCTTGGATCTGGCCCGAG GTGTGGTCTGGGAGAGCTGAGCCTGCCTGAGAATGAGCCTGGGAGTAGCATCATGCCAGGCAAAGTCAACCCCACTCAGGCCGAAGctattaccatggttacagCACAAGTCATGGGCAATCAGACAGCCGTCACGGTTGGCGGTAGCAACGGACACTTTGAGCTCAACGTTTTTAAACCTATGATGGTACGAAATGTCCTCCAGTCAGTTCGTCTCCTTGGCGACGCTAGCCACTCCTTCTCTGTCAACTGCGTACGAGGAATTGTTGCAAATCGTGAAAGAATTGATAAACTGTTGAATGAATCGCTGATGCTTGTGACTGCCCTCAACCCTCATATTGGATATGACAAGGCAGCCAAGATTGCCAAGACTGCTCATCGTGAAGGCACCACCTTGATGGAGGCAGCCATCAGTCTCGGCTACCTCACTCAGGCCCAGTTCCAAGAGTGGGTGAAACCGGGGGACATGCTAGGACCTAAAGACTGA
- the LOC135349350 gene encoding fumarate hydratase, mitochondrial-like isoform X1: MAKVLRLVPSRLVSSVGVARGMRPPSTIRLYASSMRKEYDTFGEIEVPADKYYGAQTARSKINFPIGDETERMPLPVIHAFGYLKRACAEVNKDHYGLDPTIADAIIQAATEVYSGKLDGHFPLVVWQTGSGTQSNMNVNEVISNRAIEMLGGVKGSKTPVHPNDHVNRSQSSNDTFPTAMHVAVAMEIHRCLIPGIKELHASLSEKMTEFKDIVKIGRTHTQDATPLTLGQEFSAYVTQMVNGLARIEGTLPRLYELAIGGTAVGTGLNTRVGFAERVSAKLAELTSLPFTSAPNKFEALAAHDSMVEVHGALNVLACSIMKIANDIRFLGSGPRCGLGELSLPENEPGSSIMPGKVNPTQAEAITMVTAQVMGNQTAVTVGGSNGHFELNVFKPMMVRNVLQSVRLLGDASHSFSVNCVRGIVANRERIDKLLNESLMLVTALNPHIGYDKAAKIAKTAHREGTTLMEAAISLGYLTQAQFQEWVKPGDMLGPKD, from the exons ATG GCAAAGGTGTTGCGTCTTGTTCCCTCTCGGCTCGTGTCCTCAGTGGGCGTGGCTAGAGGCATGAGACCACCCTCCACCATTAGGCTCTAT GCTAGTTCTATGCGTAAGGAGTACGACACATTTGGTGAGATAGAGGTCCCTGCTGACAAGTACTATGGTGCTCAGACTGCACGCTCCAAGATCAACTTCCCCATAGGAGACGAAACAGAGAGAATGcca TTACCAGTGATCCATGCCTTTGGTTATCTGAAGAGAGCTTGTGCTGAGGTCAATAAGGATCATTATGGACTAGACCCCACCATAGCAGACGCCATCATCCAGGCTGCCACAGAG gtgtacAGTGGTAAACTGGACGGGCACTTCCCCCTAGTAGTGTGGCAGACTGGGTCTGGTACACAGAGCAACATGAACGTCAACGAGGTTATCAGtaatag GGCCATAGAGATGCTTGGCGGAGTGAAGGGATCCAAGACTCCAGTGCATCCAAATGATCACGTCAATAGAAGCCAGAGCTCTAACGACACCTTCCCCACAGCCATGCACGTTGCTGTTGCCATGGAGATACATCGCTGCCTTATTCCAGGAATTAAGGAACTTCACGCTTCACTATCCGAGAAAATGACTGAATTCAAAGATATTGTGAAGATTGGAAGAACACACACTCAA GATGCTACTCCCCTGACTCTGGGTCAAGAGTTCAGTGCATATGTGACTCAGATGGTGAATGGATTAGCACGTATTGAAGGGACTCTCCCTCGCCTCTATGAGCTAGCCATCGGAGGGACTGCTGTGGGGACAGGTCTAAACACTCGTGTGGGGTTTGCTGAACGTGTATCTGCTAAACTAGCAGAGCTAACTTCTCTGCCATTCACAAGTGCTCCTAATAAGTTTGAGGCCCTTGCTGCTCATGACTCCATGGTGGAGGTGCATGGAGCTCTCAACGTGCTCGCCTGTAGCATCATGAAGATTGCTAATGATATTCGCTTCCTTGGATCTGGCCCGAG GTGTGGTCTGGGAGAGCTGAGCCTGCCTGAGAATGAGCCTGGGAGTAGCATCATGCCAGGCAAAGTCAACCCCACTCAGGCCGAAGctattaccatggttacagCACAAGTCATGGGCAATCAGACAGCCGTCACGGTTGGCGGTAGCAACGGACACTTTGAGCTCAACGTTTTTAAACCTATGATGGTACGAAATGTCCTCCAGTCAGTTCGTCTCCTTGGCGACGCTAGCCACTCCTTCTCTGTCAACTGCGTACGAGGAATTGTTGCAAATCGTGAAAGAATTGATAAACTGTTGAATGAATCGCTGATGCTTGTGACTGCCCTCAACCCTCATATTGGATATGACAAGGCAGCCAAGATTGCCAAGACTGCTCATCGTGAAGGCACCACCTTGATGGAGGCAGCCATCAGTCTCGGCTACCTCACTCAGGCCCAGTTCCAAGAGTGGGTGAAACCGGGGGACATGCTAGGACCTAAAGACTGA